One genomic region from Pseudorca crassidens isolate mPseCra1 chromosome 11, mPseCra1.hap1, whole genome shotgun sequence encodes:
- the PARP11 gene encoding protein mono-ADP-ribosyltransferase PARP11 isoform X3 encodes MKQMNLTTGKQRLIKRAPFSISAFSYICENEAIPMPLHWENVNTDLPYQLIPLHNQTHEYNEVASLFGKTVDRNRIKRIQRIQNLDLWEFFCRKKAQLKKKRGVPQINEQMLFHGTSSEFVEAICIHNFDWRINGIHGALFGKGTYFARDAAYASRFCKDDVKHGNTFQIHGVTLQQQHLFRTYKSMFLARVLIGDYINGDSKYVRPPSKDGSYVNLYDSCVDDTWNPRVFVVFDANQIYPEYLIDFH; translated from the exons ATGAAGCAGATGAATCTCACCACTGGAAAACAGCGCTTAATAAAAAGAGCCCCTTTTTCTATCAGTGCTTTCAG TTATATCTGTGAAAATGAGGCCATCCCCATGCCACTCCACTGGGAGAATGTGAATACCGACCTGCCCTACCAG CTCATTCCTTTGCACAATCAAACACATGAATACAATGAAGTTGCTAGTCTCTTTGGGAAAACAGTGGATCGCAACAGaattaaaagaattcagagaattcAAAACCTAGACTTGTGGGAGTTCTTTTGCAG GAAAAAGGCTCagctcaagaaaaaaagaggcgtGCCCCAGATTAATGAACAGATGCTGTTTCATGGCACCAGCAGTGAATTTGTGGAAGCAATTTGCATTCATAACTTTGATTGGAGAATCAATGGTATACACGGTGCTCTCTTTGGAAAAG GAACCTATTTTGCTCGAGATGCTGCTTATGCCAGCCGCTTCTGCAAAGATGACGTAAAGCACGGAAACACATTCCAGATTCACGGCGTAACCCTGCAACAGCAACATCTGTTTAGAACGTACAAATCTATGTTTCTTGCCCGAGTGCTGATTGGAGATTACATAAACGGAGACTCCAAATACGTGCGCCCTCCTTCCAAAGACGGGAGCTACGTGAATTTGTATGACAGCTGTGTGGATGACACCTGGAATCCCAGGGTCTTCGTGGTGTTCGACGCCAACCAGATCTACCCCGAGTACTTGATAGACTTTCATTGA